The nucleotide sequence GATCATTTAGTGCATTTTGTGTGTATGGATGACCAATAAATTTAAGTATTCAACAAATTCGAAAACACCATATTTGTCAAAAGCGTGaactaaaatattttggaaaatacCATTTTTCGATCCAACAGAAAATATGAATCTCTGATAATTTTAGTCATGTTTTGAATTCGGGCGTTTTAAAGTTTACAAGTTtgaagttggatgatgaaaatgcatatcttcaaaaaaatataattgtttgtgtgtgataactagggtttatagtcttaaACCACTGAAACtttttagtctgccctttcacgaaatatttaattagattttttttaaatatttaagacttttcgaaaattccacctgacaaccgatcagacaatagttttaagttgaatcaatgcaaaCAAGATCAtttactgatgctcattagctagtatatacatttgtcttttaaaatgtaaatgaaatataaggatcgtaatggtgctatgtggataaatgtatcggttttcaagagcaaaattggcagcgcgtcatccctacaatggttgcatttctacgattgtgaaaatgaactggcgtaatggggagataatttatacgaagtagaatcctgactgaacAGAAAATAAATGCTCATGAAAATTAAATGACTCACTCTTCTTTTATACAGACGAGAATCAAACTAAATGTAATGAAATTAAATTACAGATGCACCAGGCTAGAGTAAAACGATCCACAATGCCTGCTGATATTGAGAGTTCTTTACACACGGTATTCATCAATACAGACGAAAACCATGATGGACATATTACAGTGGACGAGATTATAGACTCTGTCGTTGGTAGCACTGGCCTAAAGATTAACAACAAAATGAGACAGGGCTTCAATGTTGTATTTGGTAATCCACAATATGACCTGAATGAAAACGGATCCCTCGAGGAAAATGGTATGAATTCATTAACGTTAGAACAATACAGACATAGAATAGGTGTTAGATTTATGTGCATTTTCCCTGTTACAGCATATGCTACATAAACAATAGCATTAAGATAATCATCTGTAGACAATCTATATCAAAAAAACGTTTTGAAAACATTATCAGGGCAATAAATTTGCTTCCAAAACTGTCCAGTTCGCGTCACCTTTATGAAAGGTATTTCTAGAAATCATGTCATACAATTTGCATGCTAGACTGTCATcaactatttacattttttaaacatgactatctactttattttttaatgagcTTGTGCAATACTTAGTTATATGGAACCTAGCAAAGTGAAACAACTTCAGTACATTGTTTGCAAACCTAAGGTCAAACGACCGTTGAaacgaaatacattttgtaccctctttaaaaaaaattcctgCAGTAAATGCAGCATGTAATAATTAAGACTGATTTCCAATAGTAAGGCAATATTTATAGGATATATTCAATCAGTCTTTAGATAAAAGATAAAGAATATCGAGTACCATGTAATGTACCAAacgtaatatttataaatttcctgtttataaaactttgaatttttcgaaaaactaaggattttcttatcccaggcttagattaccttagccgtatttgacacaacttttaaaattttcgatccccaatgctcttcaactttgcagttgtttggctttataaatattttgatatgagcgacactgatgagtctaatgtcgACGAAACGTgcgcctggcgtactaaattataatcctggtacttttgataactttttaatataaaagtatcattgacatatatatatatatatatatatatata is from Mytilus galloprovincialis chromosome 6, xbMytGall1.hap1.1, whole genome shotgun sequence and encodes:
- the LOC143079377 gene encoding uncharacterized protein LOC143079377, producing the protein MKISLAVGIVICCGMTFARKGAVDLIVKSFEMHQARVKRSTMPADIESSLHTVFINTDENHDGHITVDEIIDSVVGSTGLKINNKMRQGFNVVFGNPQYDLNENGSLEENEYAELIKSGMRM